In Nostoc sp. CENA543, a single genomic region encodes these proteins:
- a CDS encoding ABC transporter substrate-binding protein, with protein MSNTNLALKKITTEISGTVFSLPYYVARDQGYFADLGIEIEFVKRNYGDRPANITLIDDHRQVSSFGGTSLFEQGRSSLYRACEWGQVRRTYDSCRGGQVIAKRAAIASQAIIVRPDSPYNIPQDLANVPVGVNFHHGSHYIAIQTLEGFLPQEEIKVVHIEGGGQNKQFNRFVALRDGLVDAVAVMEPWITVAEKLGYKIIAEAHYVGLEIASSEVDQESFEAINKAIRRAVKDLQADPIRYTKYLIDDVSEEIVQLEPSDFRRNRLRYSDPAPYSEADFQRTYNWMVKWGLIQPDASFQQIVDNRVLTAN; from the coding sequence TTGAGTAACACCAATCTGGCACTCAAGAAAATTACTACTGAGATTAGTGGGACAGTCTTCTCACTTCCCTACTATGTAGCTCGTGACCAAGGCTATTTTGCTGACTTAGGAATAGAGATAGAGTTTGTTAAACGGAATTATGGCGATCGCCCTGCCAATATCACACTGATTGATGATCATCGTCAAGTAAGTTCTTTTGGTGGTACGTCTTTGTTTGAGCAAGGCCGAAGCAGCCTCTATCGGGCTTGCGAATGGGGTCAAGTACGTCGCACATATGATAGTTGTCGTGGTGGACAGGTAATCGCTAAACGAGCTGCGATTGCTAGCCAAGCCATTATTGTGCGTCCAGACTCGCCCTATAATATCCCCCAAGACTTAGCTAATGTACCGGTAGGAGTCAACTTCCATCACGGTTCTCACTACATTGCTATTCAAACCCTAGAAGGCTTTTTACCTCAAGAAGAGATTAAAGTCGTACACATTGAAGGTGGTGGACAAAATAAACAATTCAACCGCTTTGTGGCTTTGCGTGATGGACTGGTTGATGCGGTTGCAGTGATGGAACCTTGGATTACGGTTGCAGAAAAACTGGGCTACAAAATTATTGCTGAGGCTCACTATGTGGGGCTAGAAATTGCTAGTTCAGAAGTAGATCAAGAGAGCTTCGAGGCTATCAACAAAGCTATTCGTCGAGCTGTCAAGGATCTACAAGCAGACCCCATCCGCTATACAAAGTATCTTATAGATGACGTATCTGAAGAGATTGTCCAACTTGAACCTTCAGATTTCCGTCGTAACCGTCTGCGCTACTCAGATCCGGCACCATACTCTGAAGCTGATTTTCAACGCACATACAACTGGATGGTGAAGTGGGGACTCATTCAACCTGATGCGTCCTTCCAACAAATAGTTGATAACAGAGTTCTTACAGCCAATTGA
- a CDS encoding YeeE/YedE family protein translates to MSSGVENIHPSESRLLPPRPQKLIVAIAIFFFTAGAVLLSEFGWRQSVLFLIGGLLGISLYHSSFGFASAYRKLLLNKDARGIYAQLLMLAIATVLFAPVLAAGKVFGQEVTGAIAPVGISGAIGAFIFGIGMQLGGACGCGTLYTIGGGSYTMLITLLTFCLGAFWASLTRHLWASLPKTEPIVLGETLGWTGAVVLQLGILLLLAGLLWLWSQTSKPASAEPPSPVGLGFLSGSWSIFTGGIALAVLNWLTLIISGEPWRITWGFALWTAKIAIVFGWNPSTSQFWDGDTALSDSVFADVTSVMNLGIVLGALLAAALAGKLTPQTQVSPSKIFATLIGGLIMGYGAFTAFGCNVSAFFSAIASTSLHGWVWIICALLGTAIGIKLRPLFHLS, encoded by the coding sequence ATGAGTAGTGGTGTTGAGAATATACATCCATCTGAATCTCGATTATTACCTCCCCGACCACAAAAATTAATTGTGGCGATCGCAATCTTCTTTTTTACAGCCGGAGCAGTCTTATTAAGTGAATTTGGCTGGCGACAAAGTGTATTATTTCTCATTGGTGGTTTATTGGGCATCAGCCTTTATCATTCTAGTTTTGGTTTTGCGTCTGCTTACCGTAAACTACTGTTGAACAAGGATGCGCGAGGAATATACGCCCAGTTGTTGATGTTAGCGATCGCTACGGTGTTATTTGCGCCAGTGTTAGCTGCTGGCAAGGTTTTTGGTCAAGAAGTTACAGGTGCGATCGCGCCTGTGGGTATATCAGGTGCGATCGGTGCATTCATTTTTGGCATCGGAATGCAATTAGGTGGTGCTTGTGGTTGCGGTACACTTTATACTATCGGTGGTGGTAGTTACACTATGCTTATCACCTTGCTCACCTTTTGTCTAGGTGCATTTTGGGCTAGTTTAACTAGACACCTCTGGGCTAGCTTACCCAAGACTGAACCCATCGTTTTAGGCGAAACTCTGGGTTGGACGGGTGCGGTAGTTCTACAGTTAGGAATTCTACTGTTGTTAGCAGGGTTGCTATGGTTGTGGAGTCAAACCAGCAAACCAGCATCAGCAGAACCTCCTTCACCCGTAGGCTTAGGATTTTTATCTGGCTCTTGGTCAATATTTACAGGAGGAATAGCCTTAGCTGTACTTAATTGGCTTACCCTGATAATTTCTGGTGAACCTTGGCGAATTACTTGGGGCTTTGCTTTGTGGACAGCCAAAATTGCCATAGTTTTTGGTTGGAATCCCTCCACAAGTCAGTTTTGGGATGGCGACACAGCCTTATCCGATAGCGTGTTTGCAGATGTGACATCTGTGATGAATTTGGGTATTGTCTTGGGTGCATTATTAGCAGCCGCCTTAGCCGGAAAACTTACGCCGCAAACTCAAGTTAGCCCATCAAAAATTTTTGCTACATTGATTGGTGGTTTAATCATGGGTTATGGTGCTTTTACTGCCTTCGGATGTAATGTCAGTGCCTTTTTCAGTGCCATTGCTTCCACTAGCCTACATGGTTGGGTTTGGATCATTTGCGCTTTGTTAGGTACTGCAATTGGTATTAAGCTACGTCCTTTGTTCCATCTAAGTTGA
- a CDS encoding sulfurtransferase: MKTRKFSWAKFKNNRLFALGLAICACFLITPILHLPVWGATSAAKIQFVSPNWVVENAKDPNLRILDVRNLPLDYIDGHLPGAVNIADTAFRGPREGLPVQYWDNQKLGQILANSGVTNNSRVLVYSDGRDVLGATMVAYLLERSGVQNIAVLDGGYKGYTAASQTVTKEFPKYKVGRFTVKDNPAVRVSLSDVRKLIGKKGVTFIDPRPADLFQGKENLWVRNGHIPGARNIPWPTFTDAQNPHKLKSLEEIKQILADKKITPADDIIVSCSTGREATLQYVVLKHLLGYPKVRVYEGSWTEYSTQSDLPIATGPEQVS, translated from the coding sequence ATGAAGACACGGAAATTTTCCTGGGCAAAGTTTAAGAACAACAGACTCTTTGCATTAGGACTAGCAATTTGTGCCTGTTTTTTAATTACTCCCATACTGCATTTACCAGTGTGGGGAGCTACATCTGCTGCAAAGATTCAGTTCGTTTCGCCTAATTGGGTGGTAGAGAATGCCAAAGATCCCAACCTGAGAATTTTAGATGTGAGAAATTTACCTCTAGACTATATCGATGGACACTTACCTGGAGCAGTAAATATTGCTGATACAGCCTTTCGTGGCCCCAGAGAAGGTCTACCGGTGCAATATTGGGACAATCAGAAATTGGGTCAAATACTTGCTAATTCAGGAGTTACCAATAACAGTCGTGTCCTCGTTTACTCTGACGGTAGAGATGTACTAGGCGCAACGATGGTGGCTTATTTGCTAGAACGTTCTGGAGTGCAGAACATAGCTGTATTGGATGGTGGCTACAAAGGTTACACAGCAGCATCCCAAACAGTAACTAAGGAATTTCCTAAATACAAGGTAGGTCGATTTACAGTTAAAGATAATCCTGCTGTGCGTGTCTCATTAAGTGACGTGAGAAAACTGATTGGCAAGAAAGGTGTTACATTTATCGACCCCAGACCGGCAGATTTATTCCAAGGTAAGGAAAATCTTTGGGTACGGAACGGACATATTCCTGGTGCGCGAAATATCCCTTGGCCGACCTTTACAGATGCTCAAAATCCTCACAAACTCAAATCTTTAGAGGAAATCAAACAAATCCTAGCTGACAAGAAAATTACTCCTGCTGATGACATCATCGTTAGTTGCAGTACAGGACGGGAAGCCACTCTGCAATATGTGGTGTTAAAGCATTTGTTAGGCTACCCCAAAGTTCGAGTTTATGAAGGTTCTTGGACTGAGTACAGCACTCAATCAGACTTACCTATTGCTACTGGCCCGGAACAGGTAAGTTAG
- a CDS encoding O-acetylhomoserine aminocarboxypropyltransferase/cysteine synthase family protein: protein MSEKYRFETLQVHAGQEPAVGTNARAVPIYQTTSYVFDDADHGARLFALQEFGNIYTRIMNPTTDVFEKRIAALEGGVAALATSSGQAAQFLAISTIAQAGDNIVSTSFLYGGTYNQFKVSLPRLGINVKFVEGDDVETFRQAIDDRTKALYVETIGNPQFNIPDFAALAHIAHENGIPLIVDNTFGAGGYLARPIEYGADIVVESATKWIGGHGTSIGGVIVDSGKFDWGNGKFPVFTEPSPGYHGLNFQEVFGVGSPFGNIAFIIRARVEGLRDFGPSLSPFNAFLLLQGLETLSLRVDRHVSNALDLAQWLEQQPQVAWVNYPGLPHHPYHERAKKYLRHGFGGVLNFGIKGGLEAGKAFINHVKLASHLANVGDAKTLVIHPASTTHQQLSDTEQLSAGVTPDLVRVSVGIEHIDDIKEDFEQAFQKISH, encoded by the coding sequence ATGTCTGAAAAATATCGCTTTGAAACTTTGCAAGTCCACGCAGGACAAGAACCAGCCGTAGGAACTAATGCCCGTGCTGTACCAATTTATCAAACCACTTCTTACGTCTTTGATGATGCAGATCATGGGGCGCGGTTGTTTGCGCTGCAAGAGTTTGGCAACATTTACACGCGGATCATGAATCCGACCACAGATGTATTTGAAAAGCGCATTGCAGCCTTAGAGGGAGGTGTAGCAGCATTAGCCACCTCTAGTGGTCAGGCGGCGCAGTTCTTAGCTATCAGCACGATCGCTCAAGCCGGGGATAATATTGTTTCCACCAGTTTTTTATATGGGGGAACGTATAACCAATTTAAAGTTTCTTTACCACGTTTAGGAATCAATGTCAAGTTTGTCGAAGGCGATGATGTAGAAACTTTTCGTCAGGCGATCGATGATCGCACAAAAGCATTGTATGTGGAAACTATTGGCAATCCCCAATTCAATATTCCCGACTTTGCGGCTTTAGCCCACATTGCCCATGAAAATGGCATTCCCCTAATTGTTGATAATACCTTTGGGGCTGGTGGCTATTTGGCTCGACCAATTGAATATGGTGCAGATATTGTAGTTGAGTCTGCAACTAAGTGGATTGGTGGTCACGGCACTTCTATCGGGGGTGTAATTGTCGATTCTGGTAAATTTGACTGGGGTAATGGCAAATTTCCCGTATTTACAGAACCATCACCTGGTTATCATGGGCTGAATTTTCAAGAGGTATTTGGTGTAGGTAGTCCCTTCGGGAATATTGCCTTTATTATTCGCGCCAGAGTAGAAGGCTTAAGAGATTTCGGCCCCTCATTGAGTCCATTTAACGCATTTTTATTATTGCAAGGATTAGAAACACTGTCTTTGCGTGTAGACCGCCATGTCTCCAACGCCTTAGACTTAGCCCAGTGGCTAGAACAACAACCGCAAGTAGCATGGGTAAACTATCCCGGACTTCCCCATCACCCCTATCATGAGCGAGCCAAAAAATATCTCAGACACGGATTTGGTGGCGTATTAAATTTTGGCATCAAAGGCGGACTAGAAGCGGGTAAAGCCTTTATTAATCATGTGAAATTGGCAAGTCACTTAGCAAACGTAGGTGATGCTAAAACCCTTGTCATTCATCCTGCTTCCACAACCCATCAACAACTCAGTGATACAGAACAACTTTCCGCCGGTGTCACCCCTGATTTAGTGCGTGTCTCAGTGGGAATTGAACACATCGACGATATTAAAGAAGATTTTGAGCAAGCATTTCAAAAGATTAGTCATTAG
- the metX gene encoding homoserine O-acetyltransferase has product MNYQHFISPQTQYYHLPKPFELEGGEVLTGVQVAYRTWGKLNSAGDNGVLICHALTGSADADEWWEGLLGANKALDSDRDFIICSNILGSCYGTTGATSINPQTGIPYGASFPAITIRDMVRLQAVLIQHLGIKSLQLVIGGSLGGMQVLEWALLYPEIVQAIAPIATSGRHSAWCIGLSEAQRQAIYADPNWKGGNYTPEQPPSQGLAVARMMAMSAYRSWHSFTDRFGRQYDDVADQFAIASYLQHHGQKLVQRFDANTYITLTQAMDSHDIAQGRDYQSVLQSIKQPALVVAIDSDILYPPIEQQELADFIPHAQLGWLQSSYGHDAFLIDTAVLNQLVINFRQSLGLKTLSDVTL; this is encoded by the coding sequence ATGAACTACCAGCATTTCATTTCACCACAAACTCAGTATTATCATTTACCAAAGCCATTTGAGTTAGAAGGAGGCGAAGTTTTAACTGGGGTTCAGGTCGCTTATCGGACTTGGGGAAAGTTGAACTCGGCCGGTGATAATGGAGTGCTGATTTGTCATGCTTTAACTGGTTCGGCTGATGCTGACGAATGGTGGGAAGGTTTGTTGGGTGCAAACAAAGCACTAGATAGCGATCGCGATTTTATTATATGCAGCAATATTTTGGGCAGTTGTTACGGCACTACGGGAGCAACTAGCATCAATCCCCAAACCGGAATCCCTTACGGTGCATCATTTCCAGCAATTACGATTCGGGATATGGTGCGCTTACAAGCTGTACTGATTCAACATCTGGGAATTAAATCTTTACAGTTAGTCATTGGTGGCTCACTGGGCGGGATGCAGGTACTAGAGTGGGCGTTACTATATCCAGAAATCGTACAAGCGATCGCACCTATTGCCACTTCCGGTAGACATTCAGCTTGGTGTATTGGCTTGAGTGAAGCTCAAAGACAGGCTATCTATGCTGATCCTAACTGGAAAGGGGGTAACTACACACCAGAACAGCCACCCAGCCAAGGACTTGCGGTAGCGCGGATGATGGCGATGAGTGCTTACCGTTCTTGGCACAGCTTTACAGACCGTTTTGGACGACAATATGATGATGTGGCTGATCAATTTGCGATCGCTAGCTATTTACAACATCATGGTCAAAAGCTAGTACAAAGATTTGATGCTAACACTTACATCACTCTCACCCAAGCAATGGATAGTCATGATATTGCTCAAGGTCGAGATTATCAATCTGTTTTGCAAAGCATTAAACAACCTGCTTTAGTTGTGGCTATTGATTCTGACATTCTTTATCCGCCGATAGAACAACAAGAACTCGCAGATTTCATCCCTCATGCTCAACTGGGCTGGTTGCAATCTAGCTATGGTCATGATGCTTTTTTAATTGATACAGCAGTTCTTAATCAGCTAGTGATTAACTTTCGACAATCTTTAGGTTTAAAAACCCTCTCTGATGTCACACTTTAG
- a CDS encoding cystathionine beta-synthase — MATYENILQVIGQTPLVKLNRVTANIQSPIYAKVEYLNPGGSTKDRIALSMIENAEKTGQLQPGGTIIEATAGNTGVGLALIAAVKKYRCIFVMPDKMSQDKINLLKAYGAEVVVTPTSVPPDSPESYNGVAERLAKEIPGAYRPNQFENPNNPLAHYLTTAPEIWADSQGKIDVFVAGMGTGGTISGVAKYLKEQNPNIIIVGADPEGSILSGDSPKSYKVEGIGEDFIPKTFNRQLVDEMIRVSDKESFNMARRLAREEGLLVGGSCGTVVAAALKYAARLSQPKYIVVLLPDTGRNYINKIYSDAWMQENGFWEGETVKTIKIGEILHQKTDFPSLVAVSPSDTLSQATNLLQKLNISQLPVIDHHHVVGSLNEASLMKFLYDGINFSNQQVLAVMGKPLPILDENVDVAEAYRVLLSGTTGIIITRNEIPVGLITRADLIRYWISQNQEKSKVNNGI; from the coding sequence ATGGCTACTTATGAAAATATTTTACAAGTAATTGGTCAGACTCCTTTAGTGAAACTCAATCGAGTTACTGCCAATATTCAATCTCCTATTTATGCGAAAGTAGAGTATCTGAATCCTGGTGGTAGTACCAAAGATAGAATTGCCCTATCTATGATTGAAAATGCCGAAAAAACAGGTCAACTGCAACCAGGGGGAACTATTATTGAAGCTACCGCAGGTAATACCGGTGTGGGATTAGCACTCATTGCCGCAGTCAAAAAATATCGCTGTATTTTTGTCATGCCTGATAAAATGAGTCAGGATAAAATTAACCTGCTCAAAGCTTATGGTGCAGAAGTTGTTGTTACTCCTACCTCTGTACCGCCTGACTCCCCAGAAAGTTACAACGGTGTCGCGGAAAGACTAGCTAAAGAAATTCCTGGTGCGTATAGACCAAATCAATTTGAAAACCCCAATAATCCTTTAGCTCATTATTTAACAACTGCTCCAGAAATATGGGCAGATAGTCAAGGTAAAATTGATGTTTTTGTCGCTGGTATGGGGACTGGTGGAACAATTTCTGGAGTTGCTAAATATCTCAAAGAACAAAACCCAAATATTATTATTGTTGGTGCAGATCCAGAAGGTTCTATCCTCTCAGGAGATAGCCCTAAATCCTATAAAGTTGAAGGTATTGGGGAAGACTTTATTCCTAAGACTTTTAATCGTCAATTAGTTGATGAAATGATTCGCGTTAGCGATAAAGAATCTTTTAATATGGCGCGTCGTCTTGCTAGGGAAGAAGGCTTATTAGTGGGAGGTTCTTGTGGTACAGTAGTAGCCGCCGCCCTCAAATATGCAGCACGATTATCACAGCCAAAATATATCGTAGTTTTGTTACCAGATACAGGGAGAAATTACATTAATAAAATTTACTCTGATGCTTGGATGCAAGAGAATGGTTTTTGGGAAGGTGAAACAGTTAAAACTATAAAAATTGGTGAGATTCTACACCAAAAAACTGATTTTCCTTCTTTAGTTGCTGTTAGTCCTAGTGATACTTTAAGCCAAGCCACCAACTTACTACAAAAACTCAATATCTCTCAGTTACCTGTAATTGATCATCATCATGTAGTAGGTAGCCTTAATGAAGCATCTTTGATGAAATTTCTCTATGACGGGATTAATTTCTCAAATCAGCAAGTTTTAGCTGTGATGGGTAAACCTCTCCCAATTCTCGATGAAAATGTAGATGTTGCTGAAGCTTATCGAGTGCTGTTATCAGGAACAACTGGGATTATTATTACTCGTAATGAGATTCCCGTTGGTTTAATTACCAGAGCCGATTTAATTAGATATTGGATTAGTCAAAACCAAGAAAAATCAAAGGTAAACAATGGAATTTGA
- a CDS encoding FAD-binding protein, whose product MLTNYSEDELQLTADVLVIGGGPAAAWAAWAAATQGVKVIIADKGFLGTSGAAAASGNGIMAPSPENWEKVVSERYRIGKNLANLRWIERVIEKTWLSLPLVENWGYRFPKENGESVRQSYYGPEYMRVMRKNLLRVGVEILDQSPVLELLLAEDGSVAGARGVQRQNHRTYTVRAGAVVMANGGCAFLSKALGCNTNTGDGMLMAVEAGGELSSMEASNHYAISTGFNATVTRGVPFGWASYSDEAGNDLGGYINGRRDPAFLPNALLKGSVYARLDRATPEVKAVIEKSHFIAFLPYKKAGIDPYTERVPVTLVLEGTVRGTGGIRIINDSCGTTVPGLYAAGDAASREFLAGLASGGGGPNAAWAISTGQWAGVGAAEFAKSLGVHAHQRVVRPAGQVGLRCLRQPLRATPSPTSETFDSEAIVRGVQAEMFPLEKNYLRSEKGLLDSLAKLETLWQQLQMTPKQDSVRDIEVSRRAAALTAVARWAYFSALHRTESRSEHIRVDYPETDINQRYYQATGGLDKLWVRRDWITEPIATSPVVNNPTPASV is encoded by the coding sequence TTGCTTACAAATTATAGTGAAGATGAACTACAGTTAACTGCTGATGTATTGGTCATTGGTGGTGGCCCTGCTGCTGCATGGGCAGCTTGGGCGGCTGCAACTCAAGGTGTTAAAGTCATCATTGCTGATAAAGGATTTCTCGGTACAAGTGGTGCAGCTGCCGCTAGTGGTAATGGCATTATGGCTCCTTCTCCAGAAAATTGGGAAAAGGTTGTATCAGAGCGTTATCGCATAGGAAAAAACCTCGCTAACTTACGTTGGATTGAGAGGGTGATCGAAAAAACTTGGCTCAGTTTACCCTTAGTGGAAAACTGGGGCTATCGTTTCCCTAAAGAAAATGGGGAATCGGTGCGTCAGAGTTATTACGGCCCGGAATATATGCGGGTAATGCGAAAAAACCTCTTACGTGTCGGGGTGGAGATTCTTGATCAGAGTCCTGTTTTAGAACTTTTGTTGGCTGAAGATGGCTCAGTGGCAGGAGCCAGAGGTGTACAGAGACAAAATCATCGTACCTATACTGTTCGTGCTGGTGCAGTAGTCATGGCTAATGGCGGTTGTGCATTCTTGAGTAAAGCATTAGGTTGCAATACTAATACAGGTGATGGAATGCTGATGGCGGTGGAAGCTGGTGGCGAACTCTCTAGTATGGAAGCTTCAAATCACTATGCCATCTCCACAGGTTTTAATGCCACAGTCACAAGGGGCGTTCCTTTTGGCTGGGCTAGTTATAGCGATGAAGCAGGTAATGATTTAGGTGGTTATATCAATGGTCGCCGTGACCCTGCTTTTCTTCCTAATGCTCTTTTAAAAGGCTCTGTTTACGCTCGTTTGGATAGGGCTACACCAGAGGTGAAAGCTGTGATTGAAAAGTCCCATTTCATCGCTTTTCTGCCCTATAAAAAAGCTGGGATTGATCCCTATACAGAGAGAGTACCAGTCACTCTGGTTTTAGAAGGTACAGTGCGCGGTACCGGTGGAATTAGAATTATTAACGATAGTTGTGGCACAACAGTTCCTGGTCTTTATGCGGCTGGGGATGCAGCGTCACGGGAGTTTCTCGCTGGTTTAGCTTCTGGAGGTGGCGGGCCGAATGCGGCTTGGGCAATCTCTACAGGACAATGGGCGGGAGTAGGAGCAGCAGAATTTGCCAAGAGTCTAGGTGTTCATGCTCATCAACGAGTGGTGCGTCCTGCTGGTCAAGTGGGATTACGATGCCTGCGGCAACCCCTTCGGGCAACGCCTTCACCAACTTCCGAAACATTTGATAGTGAAGCGATCGTGCGCGGTGTCCAAGCTGAGATGTTTCCACTAGAGAAGAATTATTTACGCTCAGAGAAGGGTCTGCTGGATTCTCTCGCCAAATTAGAAACACTTTGGCAGCAATTACAAATGACCCCGAAACAAGATAGTGTACGCGATATAGAAGTTTCGCGCCGTGCTGCGGCTCTGACTGCTGTCGCTCGATGGGCATATTTTAGTGCTTTACATCGCACAGAAAGCCGCAGTGAACATATCCGCGTTGATTATCCCGAAACCGATATTAATCAGCGTTATTATCAAGCCACAGGTGGCTTAGACAAGTTATGGGTGAGACGAGATTGGATTACAGAACCAATTGCCACATCCCCAGTAGTTAACAATCCCACTCCAGCCTCAGTATAA
- a CDS encoding cystathionine gamma-synthase yields the protein MEFETKAIHEGQQSDPQTGAVIVPIYLTSTYQQAAIGQHKGYEYSRTGNPTRNALEEALAAIENAQYGLAFASGLAATTTVLSLLKSGDHIVAGDDLYGGTYRLLEKVVKNWGVTTTYVDIDDISNFEKSIQPNTKLIWVETPTNPLLKIIDIAALANIAHQNNLILVVDNTFASPYFQRPLELGADIVVHSTTKYLGGHSDIIGGAVVTSNEQLYTELKFYQNAIGAVPSPFDSWLVLRGIKTLAVRMREHEKNALLLAKFLEQHPKVERVYYPGLPSHEQHQLAKSQMSGFGGMISLELKGDFAEVEKFAARLQLFLLAESLGGVESLLCYPAKMTHGSLPQEERYKRGINDNLVRLSVGIENVLDLQADLENALS from the coding sequence ATGGAATTTGAAACCAAAGCTATTCATGAAGGTCAACAATCAGATCCACAAACTGGTGCGGTGATTGTGCCGATTTATTTAACTTCTACATATCAACAAGCAGCTATAGGTCAGCACAAAGGATATGAATATTCTCGCACAGGAAACCCTACACGTAATGCTTTAGAAGAAGCTTTAGCAGCAATTGAAAATGCTCAATATGGGTTAGCATTTGCTTCTGGTTTAGCGGCTACTACTACTGTCTTAAGTCTACTTAAAAGCGGCGATCATATTGTGGCTGGTGATGATCTGTATGGTGGTACTTATCGCTTGTTAGAAAAGGTGGTGAAAAATTGGGGTGTAACCACTACCTATGTAGATATTGATGATATTTCTAACTTTGAAAAGTCTATTCAACCCAACACTAAGTTGATTTGGGTAGAAACTCCTACTAATCCCCTATTAAAAATCATTGATATTGCCGCACTAGCAAATATTGCTCATCAAAATAATCTCATTTTAGTAGTTGATAACACTTTTGCTAGTCCTTACTTTCAAAGACCACTAGAATTAGGGGCTGATATTGTAGTTCATAGTACCACCAAATATCTAGGAGGACACAGTGATATTATTGGTGGTGCAGTGGTGACATCCAATGAGCAACTATATACTGAATTGAAATTTTATCAAAATGCAATTGGGGCTGTTCCTAGTCCCTTTGATAGTTGGTTAGTGCTGCGAGGGATTAAAACTTTAGCTGTGAGAATGCGAGAACACGAAAAAAATGCTTTATTGTTAGCTAAATTTTTAGAACAGCATCCCAAAGTCGAACGGGTTTATTATCCAGGTTTACCTAGTCATGAACAACATCAATTAGCTAAATCGCAAATGTCTGGTTTTGGCGGGATGATTAGTCTGGAATTAAAAGGCGATTTTGCCGAAGTGGAAAAATTTGCTGCTCGTCTCCAGCTATTTTTGTTAGCAGAAAGTTTAGGCGGTGTAGAATCACTACTTTGCTACCCGGCAAAAATGACTCATGGTTCTTTACCACAGGAGGAAAGATATAAACGAGGAATTAATGATAATTTAGTCCGTCTTTCTGTGGGAATTGAAAACGTATTAGACTTGCAAGCTGATTTGGAAAATGCTTTGAGTTGA
- a CDS encoding ferredoxin family protein: protein MIELVSHQLCINCNVCVKVCPTNVFDAVPDQPPAIARQEDCQTCFMCEAYCPADALYVAPESHTNVAVNEDDLIASGIMGEYRRILGWGYGRKNNSELDTAHKLRQLPRPYQS from the coding sequence ATGATTGAACTTGTCAGCCATCAGCTTTGTATTAATTGCAATGTGTGCGTCAAAGTGTGTCCGACCAATGTCTTTGATGCAGTTCCCGACCAACCACCGGCGATCGCCCGCCAGGAAGATTGTCAAACTTGTTTCATGTGTGAAGCATATTGTCCTGCGGACGCGCTCTATGTCGCGCCGGAATCTCATACCAATGTCGCAGTCAATGAAGATGATTTAATTGCTAGTGGCATCATGGGTGAATACCGACGCATCTTGGGTTGGGGATATGGTAGAAAAAACAATAGTGAATTAGATACTGCTCATAAACTGCGCCAACTCCCGCGTCCATATCAAAGTTAA